The following coding sequences are from one Clostridia bacterium window:
- a CDS encoding DUF84 family protein — protein sequence MPQDVEPTQSIRIAVGSERRAKVEAVAQAAALLWPRAEVVAVAVSSGVPAQPVGLAQTRRGAAARARQARDAAGAAVGFGLESGIVWRGATPWVVNVVVARDASGRTGWAEGPRFPLPRALAARLREGMTLAEAVHAWR from the coding sequence ATGCCTCAGGACGTGGAGCCAACGCAGAGCATTCGGATCGCGGTGGGCAGTGAGCGCCGCGCAAAGGTTGAGGCCGTCGCCCAAGCGGCGGCACTGCTCTGGCCGCGGGCCGAGGTCGTCGCTGTGGCCGTCTCATCCGGCGTGCCGGCGCAGCCGGTCGGCCTCGCGCAGACGCGGCGCGGCGCCGCCGCGCGCGCGCGTCAGGCCCGCGACGCCGCCGGCGCCGCCGTCGGTTTCGGGCTGGAGAGCGGCATCGTCTGGCGGGGAGCCACGCCGTGGGTGGTGAACGTCGTCGTCGCCCGGGACGCGTCCGGACGCACCGGGTGGGCGGAGGGCCCCCGCTTTCCGCTCCCGCGCGCGCTGGCCGCGCGCCTGCGCGAGGGCATGACGCTCGCCGAGGCGGTTCACGCCTGGCGC